One segment of Gemmatimonadota bacterium DNA contains the following:
- the glnA gene encoding type I glutamate--ammonia ligase — MAQTPQDVLAMIADQGIRVVDFRFTDFPGHWQHFTVMASEIEEETFEDGLGFDGSSIRGWQAINESDMLVIPDPATALIDPFLEEPTLVMICNIADPITKSGYSRDPRSVAQKAEAYMQSTGIGDTAFFGPEAEFFVFDDVRFGEGSNHAFHSVDSVEGYWNSGRDEGPNLGYKPRHKEGYFPVPPHDTLQNIRTEMVLTMEEVGIDIEVHHHEVSTGGQGEIDIRFCPMVTCADRMTWYKYIVKNVAHKHGKTATFMPKPLFEDNGTGMHTHQSIWKGDEPLFAGSGYAGLSEMALHYIGGILKHADALIALTNPTTNSFKRLVPGYEAPVNLAYSQRNRSAAIRLPMYSQSPKAKRVEFRCPDPSANPYLAFAAMLMAGLDGIQNKIHPGDPLDKNLYDLEPEEAASIPQTPGSLSDALDALAADHDFLLKGDVFTEDVIETWIEYKRENEVDAINQRPHPHEFALYFDV; from the coding sequence ATGGCCCAAACGCCACAAGATGTTCTTGCAATGATCGCAGATCAGGGCATTAGAGTTGTCGATTTCCGATTTACCGATTTTCCCGGACATTGGCAGCATTTTACTGTCATGGCCTCCGAAATTGAAGAAGAAACCTTTGAAGACGGACTCGGCTTTGACGGATCCAGTATTCGCGGCTGGCAGGCCATCAACGAATCGGACATGCTCGTCATTCCCGATCCCGCCACAGCGTTGATCGATCCCTTCCTCGAAGAACCCACCCTCGTAATGATCTGTAATATTGCCGATCCCATCACCAAAAGCGGCTATTCGCGCGACCCGCGTTCGGTCGCTCAAAAAGCCGAAGCCTATATGCAATCCACGGGCATTGGCGATACGGCATTTTTCGGTCCAGAAGCCGAATTTTTTGTTTTTGACGATGTGCGCTTTGGCGAAGGGTCAAACCACGCCTTTCACAGCGTAGATTCAGTTGAAGGCTACTGGAATTCGGGCAGAGATGAAGGTCCCAACCTCGGTTACAAACCCCGCCACAAAGAAGGCTATTTCCCCGTGCCGCCCCACGACACGCTGCAAAATATACGTACCGAAATGGTGCTGACCATGGAAGAGGTCGGCATTGACATTGAAGTTCACCACCACGAAGTATCAACCGGTGGTCAGGGCGAAATCGACATTCGGTTCTGCCCGATGGTCACATGCGCCGACAGAATGACCTGGTACAAATACATCGTCAAAAACGTGGCACACAAACACGGCAAAACCGCCACCTTTATGCCCAAACCGCTTTTTGAAGACAATGGCACGGGCATGCACACGCACCAGAGCATCTGGAAAGGCGATGAGCCTCTCTTTGCCGGGTCGGGATACGCGGGCCTGAGCGAAATGGCACTGCACTATATCGGCGGCATTCTCAAACACGCCGATGCGTTGATCGCATTGACCAACCCGACCACCAACTCATTTAAGCGTCTGGTACCCGGGTATGAAGCCCCGGTCAATCTGGCCTATTCGCAGCGCAATCGCAGTGCTGCAATACGCCTCCCGATGTATTCTCAAAGTCCCAAAGCCAAGCGCGTCGAATTTCGGTGTCCAGACCCAAGCGCCAATCCCTACCTGGCTTTCGCGGCCATGTTAATGGCTGGCCTGGACGGCATTCAAAACAAAATTCATCCAGGGGATCCGCTCGACAAAAACCTCTACGATCTCGAACCCGAAGAAGCCGCATCCATCCCGCAGACACCGGGTTCACTGTCCGATGCCCTCGATGCATTGGCGGCGGATCACGACTTCCTGCTCAAGGGTGATGTCTTTACCGAAGACGTGATCGAAACGTGGATCGAATACAAGCGCGAAAACGAAGTTGACGCCATCAACCAGCGTCCTCATCCACACGAATTCGCACTTTACTTCGATGTGTAA
- a CDS encoding 1-deoxy-D-xylulose-5-phosphate reductoisomerase, with protein MTKRVALLGSTGSIGTNTLRVLNSLPDRFELVSLCAGRNAELLCEQAERWRPERVCIAQGAKEVQARLAPLGIEVLEGSAGLQELSVDPDTDLIINGLAAGVGLRPTLSAVRAGKDVAIANKETLVVAGHLVTDWAKQTGATLLPIDSETTPLWQSLQETNRDEIKRILLPASGGPFFDYTQKQMASVSRDQALNHPTWQMGPKITIDSATLMNKGFEVIEAQWFLDLPVSKIDVIIHRQSIVHCLIEYVDGGMMAHLSTPDMQLPIHQALVHPEKLPTQVERLDLTKVGTLSFFQPDTDRFPCLQLAYQAVEQGGTAPAVLNAANEVAVYAFLDGRIGFLDIPRVIAKTLDEHEACEDTLEAVFEADRWGRVRANELICSLES; from the coding sequence ATGACAAAACGCGTTGCCCTTCTCGGATCCACAGGATCTATTGGCACAAACACACTGCGTGTTCTGAATAGCCTACCCGACCGATTTGAACTGGTGAGTTTATGTGCCGGACGCAATGCCGAGTTGCTGTGTGAACAAGCCGAACGCTGGCGCCCTGAGCGCGTTTGTATTGCCCAGGGGGCAAAAGAGGTACAGGCGCGTCTTGCCCCACTGGGTATTGAGGTCCTCGAAGGTAGCGCGGGCTTACAGGAACTGTCTGTCGATCCCGATACCGACCTGATCATTAACGGCCTGGCGGCAGGCGTGGGGCTGCGCCCTACGCTATCTGCTGTGCGCGCGGGCAAAGATGTGGCAATTGCCAACAAAGAGACACTGGTTGTCGCCGGGCATCTGGTAACCGATTGGGCAAAACAGACGGGTGCCACATTATTGCCAATCGACAGTGAGACAACACCACTGTGGCAATCGTTGCAAGAGACGAACCGGGACGAGATCAAACGCATTTTACTACCCGCCTCGGGCGGTCCTTTTTTTGACTATACGCAAAAGCAGATGGCGAGTGTTTCACGCGATCAGGCACTCAATCACCCCACCTGGCAGATGGGACCAAAAATTACGATTGACTCCGCCACATTGATGAATAAAGGCTTTGAAGTGATCGAAGCACAATGGTTTCTCGATTTGCCGGTCTCGAAAATCGATGTGATTATCCATCGGCAGTCTATTGTGCATTGCCTTATCGAATATGTGGATGGCGGCATGATGGCGCACCTGAGCACACCCGATATGCAGTTGCCCATTCATCAGGCTCTCGTGCATCCCGAAAAGCTGCCCACACAGGTTGAACGCCTGGACCTGACAAAGGTCGGCACATTGAGTTTTTTTCAGCCCGATACCGACCGATTTCCCTGTCTCCAATTGGCATATCAGGCCGTAGAACAGGGGGGAACTGCGCCCGCTGTACTCAACGCTGCTAATGAAGTCGCCGTGTATGCTTTTCTCGATGGCCGCATCGGATTTCTCGATATCCCTCGTGTAATTGCAAAAACCCTCGATGAGCACGAGGCCTGCGAAGATACCCTCGAGGCGGTCTTTGAAGCCGACCGCTGGGGGCGAGTCCGTGCAAATGAGCTGATTTGTTCACTTGAATCATAG
- a CDS encoding dockerin type I domain-containing protein codes for MSRLNSHRVLTVLVLVFIGWGQADARPARVSQLPNGSALGCASCHVNPGGGGTLTSFGRDINNNYLTQPGRSGQVVWNAMLAMLDSDGDGVSNGQELGDPDGDGTVDASIQVTNPGDSNSFVPQQPATPAVTSFAIGGVTLQEDVKNPPVPSGMQQFEITFNVPIKIENVGAISYPAGLFVAMPAISEDHMKLTGSVNLSEGTTYQILIGNPDANLSEAQQYFLGTVELSDAVVSGVGILPEGFTPGPGGAFLIDSELYSKALMDGTDPFESAIVRISNFNVLESFPEQLAFEFPHVTDGSYVLSLNQEVMDAQGNTVQLGAFVGINPFTGEVDPASLIQVVDGASVTGLQVMLEEITEPELFDIRDVSVQSVNAETNSFFIQRNGQQISVDASQALMITLDLKNFEDIVARFFSGNVEDLAQLIFPISDLMPGDTVSILGLPISGTAIQALIVIRQAPAQTRSADLDGDGDVDFSDFLLFAAAFGTSEGGPGYNAAADLDGDGTVAFSDFLIFANAFGKPVSGG; via the coding sequence ATGTCGCGGTTGAATTCTCACAGAGTACTAACGGTCCTGGTCCTTGTCTTTATTGGATGGGGACAGGCAGATGCCCGTCCAGCACGGGTTAGTCAGTTGCCCAATGGCAGTGCGTTGGGGTGTGCTTCGTGTCATGTGAACCCAGGTGGCGGTGGTACTCTCACTTCTTTTGGCAGGGATATCAACAACAATTATCTAACGCAGCCCGGTCGCAGTGGTCAGGTTGTGTGGAATGCCATGCTCGCAATGCTCGACTCAGATGGCGATGGCGTTTCTAATGGTCAAGAATTGGGCGATCCAGATGGCGATGGTACGGTAGATGCGAGCATTCAGGTGACAAATCCCGGCGATTCCAATAGTTTTGTACCACAACAGCCAGCTACACCTGCTGTAACTTCGTTTGCAATTGGCGGTGTGACGCTTCAAGAAGATGTGAAGAATCCGCCCGTGCCGAGTGGGATGCAGCAGTTTGAAATTACATTTAATGTTCCCATTAAAATTGAAAATGTGGGAGCTATCTCATATCCCGCAGGTTTGTTTGTAGCTATGCCAGCCATCAGCGAAGATCACATGAAGCTGACTGGCAGTGTCAATTTGTCCGAGGGAACGACCTATCAGATACTTATTGGCAATCCGGATGCAAATTTGTCTGAGGCGCAACAATATTTTCTGGGCACAGTGGAACTGTCAGATGCCGTTGTTTCCGGCGTGGGTATTTTGCCCGAGGGTTTTACACCGGGTCCAGGTGGCGCATTCCTGATTGATTCTGAATTGTATTCAAAAGCTCTGATGGATGGTACTGACCCGTTTGAAAGTGCTATTGTTCGTATTTCTAATTTCAATGTATTGGAATCCTTCCCTGAACAACTGGCATTTGAGTTCCCACATGTGACGGATGGATCTTACGTGTTGTCTCTGAATCAAGAGGTTATGGACGCACAGGGAAACACGGTTCAGTTAGGTGCTTTTGTGGGAATCAATCCCTTCACAGGTGAAGTTGACCCCGCGTCATTGATTCAGGTTGTCGATGGTGCCAGTGTAACCGGTTTACAAGTCATGCTGGAAGAAATTACTGAGCCGGAACTCTTTGACATTAGAGACGTCAGTGTTCAGAGTGTGAATGCTGAAACGAATTCGTTTTTCATTCAACGCAATGGTCAACAGATAAGCGTAGATGCCTCACAGGCTCTGATGATTACCCTCGATCTGAAGAATTTTGAGGATATCGTCGCAAGGTTTTTTTCTGGCAATGTCGAGGATCTTGCCCAACTTATTTTCCCCATTTCTGATCTGATGCCAGGCGATACCGTCTCCATCTTAGGATTGCCTATTTCCGGGACCGCAATCCAAGCGCTAATCGTGATACGTCAGGCACCGGCTCAGACGCGGAGTGCTGATCTGGATGGCGATGGTGATGTCGATTTCTCCGATTTCTTGCTTTTTGCTGCTGCTTTTGGCACGAGCGAGGGAGGACCAGGATACAATGCTGCGGCTGATTTGGACGGGGATGGTACGGTCGCATTTTCAGACTTTTTGATTTTTGCCAATGCCTTTGGCAAGCCGGTGAGTGGAGGTTAA
- a CDS encoding pentapeptide repeat-containing protein, whose amino-acid sequence MPITLSPAQMREILARHQAWIASNGTEGARADLVGANLNRSELQNAALQQADMREAILSGAQLRGANLSGANLQRARLLQANLRDANLEGADLSGAFLQNAILTGTNMKGAQVSPADLELADLSGANMEDTNFEEAKLVGCNLRGARCKNANFYRANLSETILVKVDFENATLRTADIRKSDLTDANLRGANLQSARLQEADLVKVDLRQANLQRARMQKTDLFKAQFDNADMRGADVRDAIGFSQKHLDVVRWDEKTKLRD is encoded by the coding sequence ATGCCCATAACTCTTTCACCTGCACAGATGCGCGAGATCCTTGCACGACATCAGGCCTGGATAGCGTCCAACGGGACAGAGGGAGCACGCGCTGATCTGGTCGGTGCAAATTTAAACCGATCGGAATTGCAAAATGCCGCATTACAACAGGCCGATATGCGCGAAGCCATTCTCAGTGGCGCGCAGTTGCGGGGTGCCAACTTATCGGGTGCCAACTTACAGCGCGCGCGTCTTTTGCAGGCCAATTTGCGCGATGCAAATCTCGAAGGTGCTGATTTGAGCGGGGCCTTCTTGCAGAATGCGATCCTCACAGGAACGAATATGAAAGGCGCACAGGTCTCGCCAGCCGATTTGGAATTGGCTGATCTCAGCGGTGCAAATATGGAAGATACAAATTTTGAGGAGGCTAAATTGGTGGGGTGCAATTTGCGCGGAGCCAGATGCAAAAATGCGAATTTTTACAGGGCCAATTTGTCAGAGACCATATTGGTCAAAGTGGATTTCGAAAATGCCACCTTGCGTACAGCCGATATTAGAAAGTCGGATTTGACCGATGCCAATTTGCGCGGAGCCAATCTGCAAAGTGCCAGGCTCCAGGAGGCCGATCTCGTCAAAGTGGATTTGCGCCAGGCCAATCTCCAGCGCGCCCGCATGCAAAAAACAGATCTCTTCAAAGCCCAGTTTGACAATGCCGACATGCGCGGTGCCGATGTCCGAGATGCGATTGGCTTTTCACAAAAACATCTGGATGTGGTGAGGTGGGATGAGAAGACGAAGTTGAGGGATTGA
- the rseP gene encoding RIP metalloprotease RseP encodes MIVDLLYFLFVLGVLVFVHELGHFLVAKKSGIRVETFSLGFPPKAIGVKIGETEYCLSWLPLGGYVKMAGMEDFGHEERKGKPWEFQAKPRWIQMAVLIAGPAMNFFLGFLLLLIMRMAAGEYAFLDDSRVGEVKTDSPFYTAGLRPGDRILTVGNTAVNDWAEMEDAFLLQSGDFVPVEIERIPTYRPDMTERMMISVDLTSLPREGLGLGYYMTTEVGAVMPGMPAAEIDLQPGDVITSVNGVPVTMWWEMSREISAKPGVEISLTWQRNGEEMTEQIIPASQTFNGETVGRIGIDWASKRNPIPFFKAVHRSAAETITWSTAIFGFVKRLVIGQESSKNLAGPVGIFQMVGQSAEHSFFSLLGFMAVLSINLGVLNLLPIPVLDGGHLTILAIEGIIRRDLSARHKAWLQQAGFAFLLFLIIYVTFNDIGRISGWFGN; translated from the coding sequence GTGATCGTCGATCTTCTCTACTTCCTTTTTGTCTTAGGCGTGCTGGTTTTTGTTCACGAACTCGGGCATTTTTTGGTGGCCAAAAAATCGGGCATCCGGGTTGAAACCTTTTCACTTGGCTTTCCGCCCAAAGCGATAGGCGTGAAAATTGGCGAGACCGAATACTGCCTTTCGTGGTTGCCATTGGGCGGCTATGTGAAGATGGCCGGCATGGAAGATTTTGGTCACGAAGAGCGCAAGGGTAAGCCATGGGAATTTCAGGCGAAGCCGCGCTGGATACAAATGGCGGTGCTCATCGCTGGTCCGGCAATGAACTTTTTTCTGGGATTTTTGCTATTGCTCATTATGCGTATGGCGGCGGGTGAATACGCATTTTTGGACGATTCGCGCGTGGGTGAAGTTAAGACAGACTCGCCCTTCTATACGGCAGGCCTAAGACCGGGAGACCGCATTTTAACCGTTGGAAATACAGCGGTAAATGACTGGGCAGAAATGGAAGATGCGTTTCTCCTTCAGTCCGGGGACTTCGTGCCCGTTGAAATTGAACGAATACCCACCTACCGGCCAGACATGACCGAGCGAATGATGATCTCTGTCGATTTGACCTCGCTTCCCCGCGAAGGTCTGGGACTGGGATATTATATGACCACAGAAGTTGGAGCTGTAATGCCCGGGATGCCAGCTGCAGAAATTGACCTGCAACCGGGCGATGTGATTACATCGGTCAACGGTGTCCCGGTGACGATGTGGTGGGAGATGAGTCGCGAGATATCTGCGAAACCCGGTGTGGAAATCTCATTGACCTGGCAGCGCAATGGCGAAGAGATGACAGAGCAGATTATTCCCGCTTCTCAAACTTTTAATGGCGAGACCGTAGGGCGCATTGGAATTGATTGGGCTTCCAAGCGCAATCCCATTCCCTTTTTTAAGGCCGTACATCGCAGCGCAGCAGAAACCATCACTTGGTCAACGGCTATTTTTGGATTTGTCAAACGCCTGGTCATAGGACAAGAATCCAGCAAGAATTTGGCCGGACCTGTGGGGATTTTTCAGATGGTGGGCCAAAGTGCTGAGCACAGTTTTTTCTCTCTGCTGGGGTTTATGGCCGTGCTCAGCATTAATCTGGGCGTACTCAATCTGCTACCCATTCCCGTGCTCGATGGTGGCCATCTCACCATTCTTGCGATTGAAGGCATTATCCGCCGAGATTTATCTGCGCGACACAAAGCCTGGCTCCAACAAGCTGGATTTGCATTTTTGCTCTTCCTGATCATTTACGTGACCTTTAACGATATCGGACGCATTTCCGGATGGTTTGGAAACTAA
- a CDS encoding CDP-archaeol synthase translates to MAKSNLIQRVLAAAVFGPILVVLFWLGDYWLFVMWCGVVSAGTWEFYRMLSQKGLYPWTGFGIVISLSWCVVAFVIGPNVFAFFFLVLLLLMLSVALFRDTTGYRLLNAGGTLLGVLYVGFLGSFVLIVRNSLPFGASEQGQVAVLILLGIWANDTMAYFFGRWFGRWHPFPSISAAKTEAGFIGGLLSALLVIGLGGQVLGLFNITQSLILGLLIGIGASLGDLVESMIKRDMDVKDTSELIPGHGGVLDRFDSAFFVFPLIYLYFQFL, encoded by the coding sequence GTGGCAAAGTCCAATCTAATTCAGCGCGTGTTGGCAGCCGCAGTTTTTGGTCCAATTTTGGTGGTGCTATTCTGGTTGGGTGACTATTGGCTATTTGTGATGTGGTGCGGCGTGGTCTCTGCAGGAACCTGGGAGTTTTATCGCATGCTATCTCAGAAAGGGCTGTATCCCTGGACGGGATTTGGCATTGTTATATCTCTCTCCTGGTGTGTTGTAGCATTTGTTATTGGGCCAAATGTTTTCGCATTTTTTTTTCTCGTATTATTGCTATTAATGCTTAGCGTAGCCCTGTTTCGAGACACCACAGGCTATCGCCTGCTCAACGCGGGAGGCACGCTTTTAGGTGTACTTTACGTCGGTTTTTTGGGCAGTTTTGTTCTCATAGTGAGAAACTCATTGCCCTTTGGTGCGTCAGAACAGGGGCAAGTTGCTGTTCTCATCTTACTGGGGATTTGGGCCAATGATACAATGGCCTATTTTTTTGGACGGTGGTTTGGCCGATGGCACCCCTTTCCTTCCATCAGCGCGGCAAAGACCGAAGCCGGATTCATCGGAGGTCTTCTATCCGCACTTTTGGTCATAGGACTCGGGGGACAGGTACTCGGACTGTTTAATATAACCCAAAGCCTCATACTCGGCCTTCTCATTGGCATCGGGGCATCTTTGGGAGATCTCGTTGAATCCATGATCAAACGCGATATGGACGTCAAAGATACGTCGGAACTGATCCCTGGACACGGTGGTGTGCTGGATCGCTTTGACAGTGCTTTTTTTGTTTTCCCACTTATTTATCTTTATTTTCAATTTTTATGA
- a CDS encoding 5-formyltetrahydrofolate cyclo-ligase has product MTKPDLKLSLRAERIQMSERTVREKSLRVYRQLIEMPAYQLARCIACYVSIKNEVDTKTVIQKAIDSGKQVGVPVTRKDGDMNFQAIAGLSDLRPVHYGLREPVPDSQKVLLSHTIDLILIPGIAFDRRGHRIGSGGGYYDRFLARTEAVRIGLSYAFQITDHVPAEPHDVKMDLIITEDEVIKI; this is encoded by the coding sequence ATGACAAAGCCAGATCTAAAACTTAGCCTCCGCGCCGAGCGTATCCAAATGTCCGAACGAACTGTTCGCGAGAAGAGTTTGCGTGTTTATCGCCAACTGATCGAGATGCCAGCATACCAGCTTGCACGGTGCATTGCCTGTTATGTGTCGATAAAAAATGAAGTGGATACGAAAACAGTGATCCAAAAAGCAATTGACAGCGGCAAACAGGTGGGAGTACCTGTTACGCGGAAAGATGGGGATATGAATTTTCAGGCAATTGCGGGACTGAGCGATCTGCGACCTGTGCATTATGGCTTGCGCGAACCGGTTCCAGATTCCCAAAAGGTGTTGTTGTCTCATACTATTGACCTGATCCTCATTCCGGGTATCGCTTTTGATCGCCGTGGGCATCGGATTGGATCGGGTGGTGGATATTACGACCGATTTCTGGCACGGACTGAAGCAGTTCGAATCGGTTTATCTTATGCCTTTCAGATCACAGATCACGTGCCTGCCGAGCCACACGATGTGAAGATGGATTTGATCATAACCGAAGACGAAGTCATCAAAATTTAG
- a CDS encoding nucleotide exchange factor GrpE — protein sequence MAQKKEKNEEIPLEEKVVEDVDEEVVEDAEAEVVKDEVNGEADQSEEVDEEADQLEEPKEKIEATPLFLAREEAEMYKDRWMRLAAEFENYKKRRAREFEILVQSASEDVIRDLLPILDGVGRALAHSENGDTESEGFQEGIKMIMEQFPRVLYNRNLKEIETVGKPFDPTVHEALMQMPSEVHDAGIVSDEVEKGYSLGDK from the coding sequence ATGGCGCAGAAGAAAGAAAAAAACGAAGAAATACCGTTGGAAGAAAAAGTCGTGGAAGATGTAGATGAAGAGGTGGTGGAGGATGCGGAGGCAGAGGTGGTGAAAGATGAGGTTAATGGGGAGGCCGATCAATCGGAGGAGGTCGATGAGGAGGCCGATCAGTTGGAGGAGCCGAAGGAGAAGATAGAGGCTACCCCGTTATTTTTGGCCCGCGAAGAAGCCGAAATGTACAAAGATCGATGGATGCGTCTCGCCGCTGAGTTTGAGAATTACAAAAAGCGCAGAGCGCGCGAATTTGAGATCCTTGTACAATCTGCGAGCGAAGATGTGATTCGCGATTTGTTGCCTATTTTAGATGGGGTTGGTCGCGCATTGGCACACAGCGAAAATGGGGATACTGAGTCAGAGGGCTTTCAAGAAGGCATAAAAATGATTATGGAGCAATTTCCGCGCGTGCTCTACAATCGCAATTTGAAAGAAATTGAGACGGTTGGCAAACCATTTGATCCGACTGTGCATGAGGCATTGATGCAAATGCCGTCAGAAGTCCACGATGCCGGTATTGTTTCGGATGAGGTTGAAAAAGGCTATAGTCTGGGCGATAAGG
- the hrcA gene encoding heat-inducible transcriptional repressor HrcA, with protein sequence MTELTLREKAILDILIGTYVTTGEPVGSRTISKMDLGLSAATIRNSMADLEEKGYLYQPHTSAGRVPSDKGYRYYVDMLMNREELAEAAQRSIRDSVERLREGNADDLLVQVSKVLADVSHNLGIALGPQFTQGIFERLEMLKLSESRLLTVMTIRSGLVKTMVVEIDSEIEEDELEETRRVVNQRLSGLTIGEIMASVKERLTSASSGSPKLLRLLANSADHLFRFPSSADLHMDGTRNFFGQPDFSSERLAGLIGMLEAREYVAHLLSDRTRNTGISITIGDEHESPVLKDCSLLTSTYSVGNVSGVIGIIGPTRLPYGRLVPLVQYMANLTEEMLDRR encoded by the coding sequence ATGACCGAACTGACACTTCGAGAAAAAGCAATTCTCGACATTTTGATTGGCACTTATGTCACCACAGGTGAGCCAGTGGGATCGCGTACAATTTCCAAGATGGATTTGGGACTCAGCGCGGCGACCATTCGAAACTCGATGGCCGATCTGGAAGAAAAAGGCTATTTGTACCAGCCCCACACTTCAGCCGGGAGGGTGCCGAGCGATAAGGGCTATCGGTATTATGTCGATATGCTGATGAATCGGGAGGAACTCGCCGAGGCGGCACAGCGGTCTATTCGAGATAGTGTTGAGCGTTTGCGAGAGGGCAACGCCGACGATTTACTGGTGCAAGTGTCCAAAGTTTTGGCCGATGTATCGCACAATCTGGGCATTGCCCTTGGTCCTCAATTCACACAGGGCATTTTTGAGCGTTTAGAAATGCTCAAGTTGAGCGAATCCAGGTTGCTGACAGTGATGACGATTCGGTCTGGATTGGTCAAGACGATGGTTGTCGAAATCGACTCAGAAATTGAAGAGGACGAGTTGGAAGAAACGCGGCGGGTGGTCAACCAGCGGCTTTCCGGGCTTACGATAGGCGAGATTATGGCGTCTGTCAAAGAACGACTTACGTCCGCATCGTCCGGGTCTCCCAAGCTGTTGCGTTTGCTCGCCAATAGTGCCGATCATTTATTCAGATTTCCGAGCAGTGCGGATCTGCATATGGATGGCACGCGCAACTTTTTTGGTCAACCCGATTTTTCCAGCGAACGCCTTGCCGGCCTGATTGGCATGCTGGAAGCCCGTGAATACGTGGCGCATTTGTTGAGTGACCGCACGCGCAATACGGGTATTTCCATTACGATTGGCGATGAACACGAATCGCCCGTGCTCAAAGATTGCAGTTTGCTGACTTCTACGTATTCGGTGGGCAATGTGTCGGGGGTTATCGGAATTATTGGACCAACGCGATTGCCTTATGGACGGCTCGTTCCTCTGGTGCAGTATATGGCAAATCTGACAGAAGAGATGTTGGATCGCCGATAA
- a CDS encoding isoprenyl transferase encodes MEDTHRNGSRNCTQLQDRLKARGNLPSHIAIIMDGNGRWAQQRDLRRTDGHRSARETVRDIVRACGELEIDILTLFTFGTDNWRRPWSEVLSLMQLLRDCSHEELNELQENNVRLIATGDTDRLVKHSRKALRNAIRETANNTGLTLNLALSYDGKSDILQAVQSIATDIAQERISPDAIDANFFSKRLYTGDLPDPDLLIRTSGEVRLSNFMLWQCAYTEFWFTDVLWPDFKREHLYEAIRSYQNRERRFGKTGLQLRDETLASKTNGSSEDLWQSPI; translated from the coding sequence ATGGAAGATACACACAGAAACGGCTCTCGCAATTGTACCCAGCTACAAGATAGGCTAAAAGCGCGAGGCAACCTGCCGTCGCATATTGCGATAATTATGGATGGCAATGGGCGGTGGGCGCAACAGCGAGATTTGCGCCGCACAGATGGACATCGGTCTGCCCGCGAAACTGTGCGCGATATTGTGCGTGCCTGTGGCGAACTCGAAATAGATATTCTCACCCTGTTCACCTTTGGCACAGACAATTGGCGTCGCCCCTGGTCAGAAGTATTGTCACTGATGCAATTGTTGCGTGACTGTTCACACGAAGAACTCAATGAATTGCAGGAAAACAACGTGCGTCTCATCGCAACCGGCGATACGGACCGGCTGGTAAAGCACTCGCGTAAAGCACTTAGAAATGCCATTCGCGAAACAGCTAACAATACAGGACTAACGCTTAATCTCGCGTTGAGCTACGACGGCAAAAGCGATATTCTTCAAGCCGTGCAAAGCATTGCTACCGACATCGCACAGGAGCGCATTTCACCAGATGCTATTGATGCCAATTTTTTTTCTAAACGCCTTTATACAGGTGATTTGCCCGACCCCGATTTGCTGATTCGCACCAGCGGCGAAGTTCGCTTGAGCAATTTTATGCTCTGGCAGTGTGCTTATACCGAGTTCTGGTTTACAGATGTACTGTGGCCCGATTTTAAGCGCGAGCATCTCTACGAAGCCATCCGCAGTTATCAAAATCGAGAACGGCGGTTTGGAAAAACAGGACTTCAATTGCGCGATGAAACGCTCGCAAGCAAAACCAATGGGTCTTCGGAGGACTTGTGGCAAAGTCCAATCTAA